In a genomic window of Oreochromis aureus strain Israel breed Guangdong linkage group 13, ZZ_aureus, whole genome shotgun sequence:
- the LOC116319614 gene encoding Kv channel-interacting protein 2 isoform X2 — protein MDSVEDDFELSTVCHRPESMDKLQEQTKFTKKELQVLYRGFKNECPSGVVNEENFKNIYSQFFPQGDSSMYAHFLFEAFDTNKNGSVSFEDFVFGLSIILRGTINDRLNWAFNLYDLNKDGCITKEEMLDIMKSIYDMMGKYTYPTMQDDAPREHVESFFQKMDRNKDGVVTIDEFIESCKKDENIMQSMQLFDNVI, from the exons ACAGCGTGGAAGATGACTTTGAGTTATCCACTGTGTGCCATCGCCCTGAAAGCATGGACAAGCTGCAGGAGCAAACTAAGTTTACCAAAAAGGAGCTCCAAGTCCTCTACAGGGGCTTCAAAAAT GAGTGCCCAAGTGGTGTGGTAAATGAGGAGAACTTTAAGAACATTTACTCCCAGTTCTTCCCTCAGGGAG ATTCAAGTATGTATGcacatttcctgtttgaagCCTTCGACACGAACAAAAACGGCTCGGTTAGTTTCGAG GACTTTGTATTTGGCCTGTCTATCATCCTGAGAGGGACCATTAATGACCGGTTAAACTGGGCATTCAACCTCTATGACTTGAACAAGGATGGTTGCATCACCAAAGAG GAGATGCTGGACATCATGAAGTCCATCTATGACATGATGGGGAAATACACATACCCCACCATGCAGGACGATGCCCCAAGAGAACATGTGGAGAGCTTCTTCCag AAAATGGACCGGAATAAAGATGGGGTGGTAACCATAGATGAATTCATTGAGTCTTGCAAAAAG GATGAGAACATCATGCAGTCCATGCAGCTGTTTGACAATGTCATCTAA
- the LOC116319614 gene encoding Kv channel-interacting protein 2 isoform X1, whose amino-acid sequence MGLFIKVLEQFGMFEPVGGEDSVEDDFELSTVCHRPESMDKLQEQTKFTKKELQVLYRGFKNECPSGVVNEENFKNIYSQFFPQGDSSMYAHFLFEAFDTNKNGSVSFEDFVFGLSIILRGTINDRLNWAFNLYDLNKDGCITKEEMLDIMKSIYDMMGKYTYPTMQDDAPREHVESFFQKMDRNKDGVVTIDEFIESCKKVDHSKS is encoded by the exons ACAGCGTGGAAGATGACTTTGAGTTATCCACTGTGTGCCATCGCCCTGAAAGCATGGACAAGCTGCAGGAGCAAACTAAGTTTACCAAAAAGGAGCTCCAAGTCCTCTACAGGGGCTTCAAAAAT GAGTGCCCAAGTGGTGTGGTAAATGAGGAGAACTTTAAGAACATTTACTCCCAGTTCTTCCCTCAGGGAG ATTCAAGTATGTATGcacatttcctgtttgaagCCTTCGACACGAACAAAAACGGCTCGGTTAGTTTCGAG GACTTTGTATTTGGCCTGTCTATCATCCTGAGAGGGACCATTAATGACCGGTTAAACTGGGCATTCAACCTCTATGACTTGAACAAGGATGGTTGCATCACCAAAGAG GAGATGCTGGACATCATGAAGTCCATCTATGACATGATGGGGAAATACACATACCCCACCATGCAGGACGATGCCCCAAGAGAACATGTGGAGAGCTTCTTCCag AAAATGGACCGGAATAAAGATGGGGTGGTAACCATAGATGAATTCATTGAGTCTTGCAAAAAGGTAGACCATTCCAAATCCTGA
- the LOC116319614 gene encoding Kv channel-interacting protein 2 isoform X3 codes for MDKLQEQTKFTKKELQVLYRGFKNECPSGVVNEENFKNIYSQFFPQGDSSMYAHFLFEAFDTNKNGSVSFEDFVFGLSIILRGTINDRLNWAFNLYDLNKDGCITKEEMLDIMKSIYDMMGKYTYPTMQDDAPREHVESFFQKMDRNKDGVVTIDEFIESCKKDENIMQSMQLFDNVI; via the exons ATGGACAAGCTGCAGGAGCAAACTAAGTTTACCAAAAAGGAGCTCCAAGTCCTCTACAGGGGCTTCAAAAAT GAGTGCCCAAGTGGTGTGGTAAATGAGGAGAACTTTAAGAACATTTACTCCCAGTTCTTCCCTCAGGGAG ATTCAAGTATGTATGcacatttcctgtttgaagCCTTCGACACGAACAAAAACGGCTCGGTTAGTTTCGAG GACTTTGTATTTGGCCTGTCTATCATCCTGAGAGGGACCATTAATGACCGGTTAAACTGGGCATTCAACCTCTATGACTTGAACAAGGATGGTTGCATCACCAAAGAG GAGATGCTGGACATCATGAAGTCCATCTATGACATGATGGGGAAATACACATACCCCACCATGCAGGACGATGCCCCAAGAGAACATGTGGAGAGCTTCTTCCag AAAATGGACCGGAATAAAGATGGGGTGGTAACCATAGATGAATTCATTGAGTCTTGCAAAAAG GATGAGAACATCATGCAGTCCATGCAGCTGTTTGACAATGTCATCTAA